CACGGATGCCGCCGCAGCACATCGCAATGCCGGTGGCACAGGCGATGAAGCGGCCATGCATCTGGAGGTCGCGGCCATCATCGAGCGCATCATGGCGGGCGGAAACTCGGTGCATCCCTGAGCTGAAATTGGCTGGGCCTGGGTCCAACCCGCGCGAGCGCAGTGCCGACCGGCAGGCTCCCGTAGATGCAGCTTCTTTCGGCCGCAAGCACACCGCCCGGCGTACAGCGAGGCGGCTCACCCAGGCAGCCTCGTTCCCAACCCCAAGGAGACCAGAATGTCCGCCAAGCACGTAAGATTTTCCCGCGACGCGCGCGAGCGCATGCTGCGCGGCGTCGATATTCTCGCCAATGCCGTGAAGGTGACCCTCGGTCCGAAGGGACGCACGGTCGTCATCGAAAAATTATACGGTCCGCCACGGACCTCCAAGGACGGCGTCATCGTCGCCAACGAGATCGAGTTGGAGGACAAGTTCGAGAACATGGGCGCGCAGATGGTACGCCAGGTCGCTCAGAAGACGAACGAGATCGCTGGGGATGGCACGACGACGGCGACCGTGCTCGCCCAGGCTATCATGCGCGAGGGCCTGAAGCTGGTTGCCGCCGGCATGAACCCGATGGACTTGAAGCGCGGCATCGACAAGGCGGTGCTGGCCACCGTCGAGGAGCTCAAGAAGATCAGCAAGCCCTGCACGACCTCCAAGGAGATCGCCCAGGTCGGCTCCATCTCCGCCAACTCCGACGACAACATCGGCAAGATCATCGCCGACGCGATGGACAAGGTCGGCAAGGAAGGCGTGATCACGGTCGAGGACGGCAAGTCGCTCGAGAACGAGCTGGACGTCGTCGAAGGCATGCAGTTCGACCGCGGCTACCTCTCCCCGTACTTCATCAACAACCCGGACCGCCAGGTCGCGATCCTGGAAGACCCGTTCATCCTCCTGCACGACAAGAAGATCTCGAACATCCGCGACCTCCTGCCGGTGCTCGAGCAGGTCGCCAAGGCGGGCAAGCCGCTGCTCATCGTCGCGGAAGATGTGGACGGCGAGGCGCTCGCGACCCTGGTCGTGAACAACATGCGTGGCATCGTGAAGGTGTGCGCGGTCAAGGCCCCGGGCTTCGGCGATCGTCGCAAGGCGATGCTGGAAGACATCGCCATTCTTACGGGCGGTCAGGTCATTTCCGAGGATCTCGGTTTGAAGCTCGAGAACGTGAAACTCACCGACCTCGGGCGCGCCAAGCGCGTGACGATCGATAAGGACAATACGACGATCGTCGAAGGCTACGGCGACCAGAAGAAGATCGAGGGCCGGGTGAAGCAGATCAAGGCTCAGATCCAGGAGACGACCTCGGACTACGACCGGGAGAAACTCCAGGAGCGGCTCGCGAAGATCGTGGGCGGGGTTGCCGTCATCAATGTCGGCGCCGCAACGGAGACCGAAATGAAGGAGAAGAAGGCCCGCGTGGAAGACGCGCTTCACGCGACCAAGGCGGCCGTCGAAGAGGGTATCGTTCCGGGCGGTGGCGTGGCCTATCTCCGTTGCCTCAAGGCGTTGGACACCATCAAGCTGGAAGGCGACCAGCAAGTCGGCGTCAACATCGTGCGCCGGGCGCTCGAAGAGCCGATTCGCCAGATCGCGGCGAACGCCGGCCTCGAAGGGTCGGTGGTCGTGAACGCCGTCAAGGCCGAAAGCAAATCCTCAATGGGATTCAATGCTTCCAACGAGCAGTACGTGGACATGCTCGAAGCCGGCATCATTGACCCAACGAAGGTGTCGCGCTGCGCACTGCAGAACGCCTCCAGCGTCGCAGGCCTGATGTTGACCACCGAGGTGATGATCACCGACCTGCCGGAGGAGAAGAAAGAGCCGGCGATGGGTGGTCATGGTCATAGCCACGGCATGGAAGGCATGTACTAAGCAGGGTGCTGAGTGCTTCGACTCTGCGCGCAACACGAGCGCCGGCAGTCCAGAGCCAATCACAGAAGGGCCCGGCGGGATTCCCGCCGGGCCCTTCGTGTTTCAGAGCAGCCGGATGATGCGTATCACAGCTCCACGACCGACGCTCAGAATGATTCGCCATGATCGTTGAAGTCGAATCGAATGAGAATACGGAGACGAGCGTGTTCGCTCGCTTCAAAGAAGCCGGTCCCGCCAAGCCGGTTGTACAGGTACGGCTCTACGACAGAGCCCCATCCGGCGAGTGGTGTTGGGTGACAGGGTGGAGCGACGCACCTGATGCACCCTCCTGCCCGGCCTACGCTCAGCTCGTGGAGGACTCTGGCGCCGGGCTCGCCTACCTCGTCTACGGCGGGCTGTACGGGCTTCGGTTCAAGCCGATCGAAATTGATGAGTCCTGGAGCCTGCAAAGCC
Above is a genomic segment from Nitrospira sp. containing:
- the groL gene encoding 60 kDa chaperonin; protein product: MSAKHVRFSRDARERMLRGVDILANAVKVTLGPKGRTVVIEKLYGPPRTSKDGVIVANEIELEDKFENMGAQMVRQVAQKTNEIAGDGTTTATVLAQAIMREGLKLVAAGMNPMDLKRGIDKAVLATVEELKKISKPCTTSKEIAQVGSISANSDDNIGKIIADAMDKVGKEGVITVEDGKSLENELDVVEGMQFDRGYLSPYFINNPDRQVAILEDPFILLHDKKISNIRDLLPVLEQVAKAGKPLLIVAEDVDGEALATLVVNNMRGIVKVCAVKAPGFGDRRKAMLEDIAILTGGQVISEDLGLKLENVKLTDLGRAKRVTIDKDNTTIVEGYGDQKKIEGRVKQIKAQIQETTSDYDREKLQERLAKIVGGVAVINVGAATETEMKEKKARVEDALHATKAAVEEGIVPGGGVAYLRCLKALDTIKLEGDQQVGVNIVRRALEEPIRQIAANAGLEGSVVVNAVKAESKSSMGFNASNEQYVDMLEAGIIDPTKVSRCALQNASSVAGLMLTTEVMITDLPEEKKEPAMGGHGHSHGMEGMY